Proteins from a genomic interval of Lolium perenne isolate Kyuss_39 chromosome 1, Kyuss_2.0, whole genome shotgun sequence:
- the LOC127327511 gene encoding large ribosomal subunit protein eL43z isoform X2, which translates to MTKRTKKAGIVGKYGTRYGASLRKQIKKMEVSQHSKYFCEFCGKFAVKRKAVGIWGCKDCGKVKAGGAYTMNTASAVTVRSTIRRLREQTEA; encoded by the exons ATG ACGAAGCGCACCAAGAAGGCTGGAATTGTTGGCAAATATG GTACCAGGTACGGTGCCAGTTTGCGTAAGCAGATCAAGAAGATGGAGGTCTCCCAGCACTCCAAGTACTTCTGTGAGTTTTGTGGCAAG TTTGCCGTGAAGAGGAAAGCAGTTGGGATCTGGGGATGCAAGGACTGTGGCAAGGTTAAGGCTGGTGGTGCCTACACCATGAA CACTGCCAGTGCGGTCACAGTCAGGAGCACGATCCGTCGCCTGAGGGAGCAGACTGAAGCCTGA
- the LOC127327511 gene encoding large ribosomal subunit protein eL43z isoform X1 yields the protein MYLQTKRTKKAGIVGKYGTRYGASLRKQIKKMEVSQHSKYFCEFCGKFAVKRKAVGIWGCKDCGKVKAGGAYTMNTASAVTVRSTIRRLREQTEA from the exons ATGTATTTGCAGACGAAGCGCACCAAGAAGGCTGGAATTGTTGGCAAATATG GTACCAGGTACGGTGCCAGTTTGCGTAAGCAGATCAAGAAGATGGAGGTCTCCCAGCACTCCAAGTACTTCTGTGAGTTTTGTGGCAAG TTTGCCGTGAAGAGGAAAGCAGTTGGGATCTGGGGATGCAAGGACTGTGGCAAGGTTAAGGCTGGTGGTGCCTACACCATGAA CACTGCCAGTGCGGTCACAGTCAGGAGCACGATCCGTCGCCTGAGGGAGCAGACTGAAGCCTGA